From one Staphylococcus kloosii genomic stretch:
- the gpmI gene encoding 2,3-bisphosphoglycerate-independent phosphoglycerate mutase has protein sequence MAKQPTALIILDGFANRESEHGNAVKLAHKPNFDRYYSKYPTTQIEASGLDVGLPEGQMGNSEVGHMNIGAGRIVYQSLTRINKSIEDGDFFDNEVLINAIKHVKDNNSALHVFGLLSDGGVHSHYKHLFAILELAKKQGLEEVYVHAFLDGRDVDQKSALKYIEETEQKFQEVGIGKFASVSGRYYAMDRDKRWDREEKAYNAIRNFDGPKYSSAKEGVEANYDNGLTDEFVEPFIVENQNNGVNDNDAVIFYNFRPDRAAQLSEVFTNKVFDGFKVEQVNNLFYATFTKYNDNVDAEIVFEKVDLNNTIGEVIQDNGLKQLRIAETEKYPHVTYFMSGGRNDEFEGERRRLIDSPKVATYDLKPEMSAYEVKDALIEELNKGDLDLILLNFANPDMVGHSGMLEPTIKAIEAVDECLGEVVDKIIDMGGNAIITADHGNSDMVLTDNDEPMTTHTTNPVPVIVTKDGVTLRETGRLGDLAPTLLDLLSVNQPEDMTGESLIQH, from the coding sequence ACCAACTGCATTAATCATCTTAGATGGTTTTGCAAATAGAGAAAGTGAACATGGTAACGCAGTTAAATTAGCGCATAAGCCTAACTTTGACCGTTATTATTCTAAATACCCAACGACTCAAATTGAAGCCAGTGGTTTAGACGTAGGCTTACCAGAAGGTCAAATGGGTAACTCAGAAGTTGGTCATATGAATATTGGTGCTGGACGTATTGTTTATCAAAGTTTGACACGTATTAATAAATCAATTGAAGACGGAGATTTCTTTGATAACGAAGTGCTTATTAATGCTATTAAACACGTTAAAGATAATAACTCTGCATTACATGTATTTGGTTTATTATCTGATGGTGGCGTACACAGTCATTATAAACACTTATTTGCAATCTTAGAATTAGCTAAAAAACAAGGACTAGAAGAAGTGTATGTACATGCATTCTTAGATGGTCGTGACGTAGATCAAAAATCTGCATTGAAATATATCGAAGAAACAGAACAAAAATTCCAAGAAGTAGGTATTGGTAAATTTGCCTCAGTTTCTGGTCGTTATTATGCAATGGATAGAGACAAACGTTGGGATCGTGAAGAAAAAGCTTATAACGCTATTCGTAACTTTGATGGACCTAAATATAGCTCTGCCAAAGAAGGCGTTGAAGCAAATTATGATAATGGCTTAACTGATGAATTCGTTGAACCATTTATCGTAGAAAATCAAAATAATGGCGTTAATGATAATGATGCTGTAATTTTCTATAACTTCCGTCCTGATAGAGCTGCTCAACTTTCAGAAGTATTTACAAACAAAGTGTTTGATGGCTTCAAAGTTGAACAAGTTAACAATCTATTTTACGCAACGTTTACTAAATACAATGACAATGTCGACGCTGAAATTGTATTTGAAAAAGTAGATTTAAACAATACAATTGGTGAAGTGATTCAAGACAATGGCTTAAAACAATTACGTATTGCTGAAACTGAAAAATACCCTCACGTGACTTATTTCATGAGTGGTGGTCGTAATGATGAATTCGAAGGTGAACGTCGTCGCTTAATTGATTCACCTAAAGTAGCTACTTATGACTTGAAACCTGAAATGAGTGCATACGAAGTGAAAGACGCTTTAATCGAAGAGTTAAACAAAGGTGATTTAGATTTAATCTTACTCAACTTTGCTAACCCTGATATGGTTGGTCACAGTGGTATGTTAGAACCAACTATTAAAGCAATTGAAGCTGTAGATGAATGTCTAGGTGAAGTAGTTGATAAAATTATCGATATGGGTGGTAATGCAATTATTACTGCTGACCATGGTAACTCTGACATGGTATTAACTGACAATGATGAACCTATGACTACACACACTACAAATCCAGTTCCAGTAATCGTAACAAAAGACGGCGTTACTTTACGCGAAACAGGCCGTTTAGGTGACTTAGCGCCAACATTGTTAGATCTATTGAGTGTTAACCAACCTGAAGACATGACTGGTGAATCATTAATTCAACATTAA
- the secG gene encoding preprotein translocase subunit SecG, whose product MHTLMIILLVIDCIALITVVLLQEGKSNGLSGAISGGAEQLFGKQKQRGIDLFLHRLTIVLSVIFFLLMLGISYLGI is encoded by the coding sequence ATGCACACGTTAATGATAATACTATTAGTAATAGATTGTATTGCATTAATAACTGTTGTATTACTCCAAGAAGGTAAAAGTAATGGACTTTCAGGCGCTATTAGTGGTGGTGCAGAGCAGTTATTTGGAAAGCAAAAACAACGTGGTATCGACTTATTTTTGCATAGATTAACAATTGTATTGTCTGTCATTTTCTTCTTGTTAATGTTAGGCATTAGTTATTTGGGTATATAA
- the eno gene encoding surface-displayed alpha-enolase, protein MPIITDVYAREVLDSRGNPTVEVEVLTESGAFGRALVPSGASTGEHEAVELRDGDKNRYLGKGVTKAVENVNEIIAPEIVEGEFSALDQVSIDKMMIQLDGTENKGKLGANAILGVSIAVARAAADLLGQPLYKYLGGFNGTELPVPMMNIVNGGSHSDAPIAFQEFMILPVGAESFKESLRWGAEIFHNLKSILKKRGLETAVGDEGGFAPKFEGTEDAVETIQEAIKAVGLEPGKDVFLGFDCASSEFYENGVYDYTKFEGPNGAKRSAEEQVDFLEQLVNKYPIISIEDGMDENDWDGWKVLTERIGDRVQLVGDDLFVTNTVKLAEGIEKGIGNSILIKVNQIGTLTETFDAIEMAQKAGYTAVVSHRSGETEDTTIADIAVATNAGQIKTGSLSRTDRIAKYNQLLRIEDELYETAKFKGLKAFYNLSK, encoded by the coding sequence ATGCCAATTATTACAGATGTTTATGCTCGCGAAGTCTTAGACTCACGTGGTAACCCAACTGTTGAGGTTGAAGTATTAACTGAAAGTGGCGCATTTGGTCGCGCATTAGTACCTTCAGGTGCATCAACAGGTGAACACGAAGCAGTAGAATTACGTGACGGAGACAAAAATCGTTACTTAGGAAAAGGTGTTACTAAAGCAGTAGAAAATGTTAACGAAATTATTGCACCTGAAATCGTTGAAGGTGAATTCTCAGCGTTAGATCAAGTATCTATCGACAAAATGATGATTCAATTAGACGGTACAGAAAACAAAGGTAAATTAGGCGCTAACGCTATCCTTGGCGTGTCAATCGCAGTAGCTCGTGCAGCAGCTGATTTACTAGGACAACCACTTTACAAATATTTAGGTGGATTCAATGGTACTGAATTACCAGTTCCAATGATGAATATCGTTAACGGTGGTTCTCACTCTGATGCGCCAATCGCATTCCAAGAGTTCATGATTTTACCAGTTGGTGCTGAATCATTTAAAGAATCATTACGTTGGGGCGCTGAAATTTTCCATAACTTAAAATCAATCCTTAAAAAACGTGGTTTAGAAACAGCTGTAGGTGACGAAGGTGGTTTCGCTCCTAAATTTGAAGGTACTGAAGATGCAGTAGAAACTATCCAAGAAGCTATTAAAGCAGTAGGATTAGAACCAGGAAAAGACGTATTCTTAGGCTTTGACTGTGCATCATCAGAATTCTACGAAAATGGTGTTTATGACTACACTAAATTCGAAGGACCAAATGGTGCTAAACGTTCAGCTGAAGAACAAGTTGACTTCTTAGAACAATTAGTAAACAAATATCCAATCATCTCTATTGAAGATGGTATGGATGAAAACGATTGGGACGGTTGGAAAGTTCTAACTGAACGTATCGGTGACCGTGTACAATTAGTTGGTGACGATTTATTCGTAACTAACACTGTTAAATTAGCTGAAGGTATTGAAAAAGGTATTGGTAACTCTATCTTAATCAAAGTTAACCAAATCGGTACTTTAACTGAAACATTTGATGCTATCGAAATGGCTCAAAAAGCTGGTTACACAGCAGTAGTTTCTCACCGTTCTGGTGAAACTGAAGATACAACAATTGCTGACATTGCCGTTGCTACAAACGCTGGTCAAATTAAAACAGGTTCATTATCAAGAACTGATCGTATCGCTAAATACAACCAATTATTACGTATCGAAGATGAATTATACGAAACTGCTAAATTCAAAGGATTAAAAGCATTTTACAATTTATCTAAATAA
- the rnr gene encoding ribonuclease R → MNLKQSIEEIIKQPDYEPMSVSDFQDALGLNSADSFRDLIKVLVELEQTGLIERTKTDRYQRKESNKTKQGSLIKGTLSQNKKGFAFLRPEDSDMDDIFIPPTKINRALDGDTVLVELHNSRGDHKGKTEGEVKSIETHSVTQVVGTYSEARHFGFVIPDDKRIMQDVFIPKGQNLGAVDGHKVLVQITKYADENSNPEGHISAILGHKNDPGVDILSIIYQHGIEIEFPDNVLADAEKVPEQIEPNELKGRKDLRDELTITIDGADAKDLDDAISVKKLNNGHTELTVSIADVSYYVTEDSALDKEAYDRATSVYLVDRVIPMIPHRLSNGICSLNPNVDRLTLSCRMELDERGDVVKHEIFDSVIHSDYRMTYDEVNEIITDKNETTRQKYSEVTPMLDLAQDLSQRLISMRRRRGEIDFDINEAKVLVDGDGIPTDVQVRSRGEGERLIESFMLAANETVAEHFDKLEVPFIYRVHEQPKSERLRQFFDFITNFGLMIKGTGEDIHPATLQKIQQEVEGLPEQMVISTMMLRSMQQARYDDTNLGHFGLSAEYYTHFTSPIRRYPDLIVHRLIRKYLIDKSMDNKEIHKWEEMLPEIADHTSQRERRAIEAERDTDELKKAEYMVQHIGEEFEGIISSVANFGMFVELPNTIEGMVHVANLTDDYYHFDERQMAMIGERQAKVFRIGDSVQIKVINVDVDERMIDFQIVGMPLPKNERSQRPARGKTIQAKTRGKSLDKNKDNDNKGNNNKGNKKKKQRKGKNQRNRDNQSGGNTKHKPFYKDKKVKKHARKKKK, encoded by the coding sequence ATGAATTTAAAACAATCCATTGAAGAAATAATTAAACAACCAGATTATGAACCGATGTCGGTGTCTGACTTTCAAGATGCCTTAGGTTTGAACAGTGCCGACTCATTTAGAGACTTAATTAAGGTGCTCGTAGAACTAGAACAAACTGGTTTAATAGAAAGAACAAAAACGGATAGATATCAACGCAAAGAAAGTAACAAAACGAAACAAGGCTCACTAATTAAAGGAACTTTAAGTCAAAACAAAAAAGGTTTTGCTTTTTTACGTCCGGAAGATAGTGACATGGATGATATCTTTATTCCCCCAACAAAAATTAATAGAGCGTTAGATGGCGATACTGTATTAGTAGAGCTTCACAATTCAAGAGGCGACCATAAAGGTAAAACTGAAGGTGAAGTAAAATCTATCGAAACACATTCAGTAACGCAAGTTGTCGGTACGTATAGCGAAGCTCGTCACTTTGGCTTTGTAATACCTGACGATAAACGTATTATGCAAGATGTCTTTATTCCAAAAGGCCAAAATTTAGGTGCCGTTGACGGTCATAAAGTACTTGTCCAAATTACAAAATATGCAGATGAAAACTCTAATCCAGAAGGTCATATTTCTGCAATTTTAGGACATAAAAATGATCCAGGCGTAGATATACTATCAATCATTTACCAACATGGCATCGAAATTGAATTCCCTGATAATGTCTTAGCAGATGCTGAAAAAGTACCTGAGCAAATTGAACCAAATGAACTTAAAGGTAGAAAAGATTTACGTGACGAACTTACAATAACAATTGATGGCGCAGATGCTAAAGACTTAGATGATGCCATCAGTGTGAAGAAGTTAAACAATGGTCATACAGAACTTACAGTAAGTATTGCCGACGTAAGTTACTATGTCACTGAGGATTCGGCTCTAGATAAAGAAGCCTATGATAGAGCTACGAGTGTCTATTTAGTAGACCGTGTAATTCCTATGATTCCTCACCGTTTAAGTAATGGTATTTGTTCATTAAATCCAAATGTTGATAGATTAACTTTAAGTTGTCGCATGGAACTTGATGAACGTGGTGACGTCGTTAAACATGAAATATTTGATAGCGTTATACATTCTGATTATCGTATGACTTACGACGAAGTAAATGAAATCATTACTGATAAAAACGAAACGACACGTCAAAAATATAGTGAAGTCACACCAATGCTAGATTTAGCACAAGACTTATCTCAACGTTTAATCTCAATGAGAAGACGTCGTGGTGAGATTGACTTTGATATTAATGAAGCAAAAGTACTTGTTGATGGAGATGGTATTCCAACAGATGTACAAGTACGTAGTCGTGGCGAAGGTGAACGTTTAATTGAATCATTTATGTTAGCAGCTAACGAAACTGTTGCAGAACATTTTGATAAATTAGAAGTACCATTTATTTATCGTGTGCACGAACAACCAAAATCAGAACGTTTACGTCAATTCTTTGATTTTATTACTAACTTTGGTTTAATGATTAAAGGTACTGGTGAGGACATTCATCCAGCGACATTACAAAAAATTCAACAAGAAGTAGAAGGATTACCAGAACAAATGGTGATTTCTACCATGATGCTTCGTTCTATGCAACAAGCACGTTATGATGATACAAACTTAGGTCATTTTGGCTTATCAGCAGAATATTATACGCACTTTACGTCACCAATCAGAAGATATCCTGATTTAATAGTGCATAGATTAATACGTAAATATTTAATCGATAAGTCTATGGATAATAAAGAAATCCACAAATGGGAAGAAATGTTACCTGAAATTGCTGATCATACGTCTCAAAGGGAACGTAGAGCAATCGAAGCGGAACGTGACACTGACGAACTTAAGAAAGCCGAATATATGGTACAACATATTGGTGAAGAGTTTGAAGGTATCATTAGTTCAGTGGCCAACTTTGGTATGTTTGTTGAATTGCCTAATACTATCGAAGGTATGGTACACGTAGCTAACTTAACAGATGACTATTATCATTTCGATGAACGTCAAATGGCAATGATAGGTGAGCGTCAGGCTAAAGTATTCCGTATCGGCGATTCAGTACAGATAAAAGTTATCAATGTAGATGTTGATGAGCGTATGATTGATTTCCAAATCGTAGGTATGCCGCTACCTAAAAATGAACGTAGCCAACGACCAGCAAGAGGCAAAACAATTCAAGCCAAAACACGTGGTAAGTCATTAGATAAAAATAAAGATAACGATAATAAAGGCAACAATAATAAAGGCAATAAAAAGAAAAAACAACGTAAAGGTAAAAATCAACGTAACCGCGATAACCAAAGCGGTGGCAATACGAAACACAAACCTTTTTACAAAGACAAAAAAGTGAAAAAACACGCACGTAAAAAGAAAAAATAA
- a CDS encoding alpha/beta hydrolase → MQIKLPKPFFFEEGNRAVLLLHGFTGNSADVRQLGRFLQKKGYTCYAPQYEGHAAPPEEILESSPHVWFKDALDGYDFLADKGYDEIVVAGISLGGCYALNISLNRDVKGIITMCSPMYIKTEGSMFNGVLDYARKFKQYEGKDESTIEKEMSAFKPTDTLKELQGQIQSIREHVDEVIDPLFVVQGELDEMINTDSANIIYNESDSDEKSIKWYKNSGHVITIDKEKEQLFEDIYDYLESLDWSK, encoded by the coding sequence ATGCAAATTAAACTACCAAAACCTTTTTTCTTTGAAGAAGGAAATCGTGCAGTATTACTATTACATGGTTTTACTGGAAATTCAGCCGATGTTAGACAACTAGGCAGATTCCTACAGAAAAAGGGTTATACTTGTTATGCGCCTCAATATGAAGGTCACGCAGCACCACCAGAAGAAATACTCGAATCAAGTCCTCACGTTTGGTTTAAAGACGCCTTAGATGGTTATGATTTCCTAGCTGATAAAGGCTATGATGAAATTGTAGTAGCAGGAATCTCTTTAGGTGGCTGTTATGCTTTAAATATAAGCTTAAATCGAGATGTAAAGGGTATTATAACCATGTGTTCTCCTATGTATATCAAGACTGAAGGTTCAATGTTTAATGGTGTGCTCGACTATGCACGTAAATTTAAACAATATGAAGGCAAAGATGAATCAACAATTGAAAAAGAAATGTCTGCATTCAAACCGACAGATACTTTGAAAGAATTACAAGGTCAAATACAAAGTATACGTGAACACGTTGATGAAGTAATAGATCCATTGTTTGTCGTACAAGGTGAACTGGATGAAATGATAAATACAGATTCAGCTAATATTATATACAATGAAAGTGACTCAGATGAAAAATCTATAAAATGGTATAAAAATTCAGGTCATGTCATCACAATTGACAAAGAAAAAGAACAATTATTTGAAGACATTTATGATTACTTAGAATCATTAGATTGGTCCAAATAA